One genomic segment of Actinoplanes ianthinogenes includes these proteins:
- a CDS encoding acyl-CoA thioesterase, with protein MDAYGHVNNARFLTLYEEARVAMFFVGARKHGLGSFEEGIVIARHEIDYLRPVDFGDPVRIEMWVSELKAASFTVDYELFDDGVLASRARSVCVPYNLAEGHPRRLSAEERDFLTPYRIRS; from the coding sequence ATGGACGCGTACGGGCACGTCAACAACGCGCGCTTCCTCACGCTGTACGAGGAGGCGCGCGTCGCGATGTTCTTCGTCGGGGCCCGCAAGCACGGGCTCGGCTCGTTCGAGGAGGGCATCGTGATCGCCCGCCACGAGATCGACTATCTGCGGCCGGTCGACTTCGGCGATCCGGTGCGGATCGAGATGTGGGTCTCGGAGCTCAAAGCGGCCTCGTTCACGGTGGACTACGAGCTCTTCGACGACGGGGTGCTGGCCTCGCGGGCCCGCTCGGTCTGCGTGCCGTACAACCTGGCCGAGGGTCACCCGCGGCGGCTCTCCGCCGAGGAGAGGGACTTCCTGACGCCCTACCGGATCCGGTCATGA
- a CDS encoding MFS transporter, with protein MVISWLGDYLSRAAVTVLVYQQTRSVLLSAISFAIGYLPWILLGPVLSALGDRYPHRRVMVFCDLFRMSLTALLLIPGLPTPLVLLVILVASLATPPAQAARSAVMPLVVGRERLTLAIATGNTTGQAAQVVGYLIGATMAVGLSPRVALALDVCSFALSALLIATQVRARPAAVAASERRHLLRETAEGFGLVFGNEVLRSIAIVVFTVIAFAVVPESLAASWAAEATPDGTSQGLAQGMIMAAGPCGYVLGGLLFTRLVPAERRWRLLPMLAVATPLVLIPTLVNPPTVVAAALILVSGMTQGAQMPALNGSFVLALPASHRARAFGVMNSGIQTSQFLAVGITGLLADRFHVPAVVGGWSVAGTIALLVVAASWPNREKFLAAEKAAERAAAPVAEPTG; from the coding sequence ATGGTGATCAGCTGGCTCGGCGACTACCTGTCCCGGGCCGCCGTCACCGTCCTGGTGTACCAGCAGACCCGCTCGGTGCTGCTCTCCGCGATCTCGTTCGCCATCGGCTACCTGCCGTGGATCCTGCTCGGCCCGGTGCTCTCCGCTCTCGGCGACCGGTATCCGCACCGCCGGGTGATGGTCTTCTGTGACCTGTTCCGGATGTCGCTGACCGCCCTGCTGCTGATCCCCGGCCTGCCGACGCCGCTGGTGCTGCTGGTGATCCTGGTCGCCAGCCTGGCCACCCCGCCCGCGCAGGCGGCCCGCTCGGCGGTGATGCCGCTGGTGGTCGGCCGGGAGCGGCTCACCCTGGCGATCGCCACCGGCAACACCACCGGCCAGGCCGCCCAGGTCGTCGGTTACCTGATCGGCGCCACCATGGCGGTCGGGCTGAGCCCGCGGGTCGCGCTCGCCCTGGACGTGTGCAGCTTCGCCCTGTCGGCGCTGCTGATCGCCACCCAGGTGCGGGCCCGTCCGGCCGCGGTGGCCGCGTCGGAGCGCCGGCACCTGCTGCGCGAGACCGCCGAGGGCTTCGGGCTGGTCTTCGGCAACGAGGTGCTGCGCTCGATCGCGATCGTGGTGTTCACGGTGATCGCCTTCGCGGTGGTGCCGGAGAGCCTCGCCGCGTCCTGGGCCGCCGAGGCCACCCCGGACGGCACCTCGCAGGGGCTCGCCCAGGGCATGATCATGGCGGCCGGCCCGTGCGGGTACGTCCTCGGCGGCCTGCTCTTCACCCGCCTGGTCCCCGCCGAGCGCCGCTGGCGGCTGCTCCCGATGCTGGCCGTCGCCACTCCCCTGGTGCTGATCCCGACCCTGGTCAACCCACCGACCGTGGTGGCCGCGGCACTGATCCTGGTCTCCGGGATGACCCAGGGCGCACAGATGCCGGCGCTCAACGGATCGTTCGTGCTGGCCCTGCCGGCGAGCCACCGGGCCCGCGCGTTCGGGGTGATGAACAGCGGCATCCAGACCAGCCAGTTCCTCGCGGTCGGGATCACCGGACTGCTCGCCGACCGCTTCCACGTGCCCGCCGTGGTCGGCGGCTGGAGCGTCGCCGGCACGATCGCGCTGCTCGTGGTCGCGGCCTCCTGGCCGAACCGGGAGAAGTTCCTCGCCGCCGAGAAAGCCGCCGAGCGGGCGGCCGCCCCGGTGGCCGAACCCACAGGGTAG
- a CDS encoding mechanosensitive ion channel family protein: MHPAGPGTLLGVLQADPSPSVSVDIDLTKSCNSDAVCSWLIEKADVSPWLAKSGYLFIVKPLRVIMIVLIAMLIRWLLHRMISRLTASTSRAAMPALLKPLKERADVTAEDAQYIPERRRQRAEAIGSVLRSFVSAVVFTMAALLVLGEFGFNLAPLLASAGIVGVALGFGAQSLVKDLIAGLFMLLEDQYGVGDTVDLGEATGVVESVGLRITTVRDTRGVLWYIRNGEIVRVGNKSQGWAMVVIDIPIGFVSSEEAVAVLKEAADAVAGHPEHQKEFIEPPDVVGVETLTVDGATIRTIAKTTADSQATVQRELRRALTEALENTGLSERIAASRLVPRSAVPPAWYPGGENSSSSMGEQRPGGAS; this comes from the coding sequence ATGCACCCAGCCGGACCCGGTACCTTGCTTGGCGTGCTGCAAGCTGACCCATCCCCCTCCGTCTCGGTGGATATCGACCTGACCAAGTCCTGCAACTCCGACGCGGTGTGCAGCTGGCTGATCGAGAAAGCGGACGTGAGCCCGTGGCTCGCCAAGAGCGGCTACCTGTTCATCGTCAAGCCGCTCCGGGTCATCATGATCGTCCTGATCGCGATGCTGATCCGCTGGCTGCTGCACCGGATGATCTCCCGGCTGACCGCCAGCACCTCGCGGGCCGCGATGCCGGCCCTGCTGAAACCGCTCAAGGAGCGGGCGGACGTCACTGCCGAGGACGCGCAATACATCCCGGAGCGCCGCCGCCAGCGCGCCGAAGCGATCGGCTCGGTGCTGCGCAGTTTCGTCAGTGCCGTCGTCTTCACCATGGCCGCCCTGCTGGTGCTAGGCGAGTTCGGCTTCAATCTGGCCCCGCTGCTGGCCAGCGCCGGCATCGTCGGCGTCGCCCTCGGCTTCGGCGCGCAGAGCCTGGTCAAGGACTTGATAGCCGGCCTGTTCATGCTCCTGGAGGACCAGTACGGCGTCGGCGACACGGTCGACCTGGGCGAGGCCACCGGCGTGGTGGAGAGCGTCGGCCTGCGGATCACCACGGTCCGTGACACCCGCGGCGTGCTCTGGTACATCCGCAACGGCGAGATCGTCCGGGTCGGCAACAAGAGCCAGGGCTGGGCGATGGTGGTGATCGACATCCCGATCGGCTTCGTCAGCTCGGAGGAGGCGGTCGCGGTGCTGAAGGAGGCCGCCGACGCGGTCGCCGGCCACCCGGAGCACCAGAAGGAGTTCATCGAGCCGCCGGACGTGGTCGGCGTGGAGACGCTGACCGTGGACGGGGCGACGATCCGGACCATCGCCAAGACCACCGCCGACAGTCAGGCGACCGTGCAGCGGGAGCTGCGCCGCGCGCTGACCGAGGCGCTGGAGAACACCGGGCTGTCCGAGCGGATCGCCGCGTCCCGGCTGGTGCCGCGTTCCGCGGTGCCCCCGGCCTGGTACCCGGGCGGCGAAAATTCCTCGTCTTCGATGGGTGAACAGCGCCCCGGCGGAGCGTCCTGA
- a CDS encoding YbjN domain-containing protein encodes MPWWSWRPGSAAGDEPDTGGEVAVQSTVRVGVPAQREPSRTTVPSELPATGSSDLVEPVSLTRIGKALDLLDIRFLADGGGSLLAMWERHAVLFTLEGPDDEILVMRARPHATVPPDWADRAYRVVNEWNHTRRFCKAYVGDPTERGQLPIYAELQVPLAAGTHDTLLVELLDCGAAVATSFVDWLHDEGALL; translated from the coding sequence ATGCCGTGGTGGTCATGGCGTCCGGGATCGGCCGCGGGTGACGAGCCGGATACCGGTGGCGAAGTGGCGGTGCAGAGCACCGTCCGCGTCGGTGTCCCGGCCCAGCGCGAGCCGAGCCGGACCACCGTTCCGTCCGAACTGCCTGCGACCGGATCCTCCGATCTGGTCGAGCCGGTGTCGCTGACGCGCATCGGCAAAGCGCTCGACCTGCTGGACATCCGATTCCTCGCCGACGGCGGCGGCAGCCTGCTCGCCATGTGGGAGCGGCACGCGGTGCTGTTCACCCTGGAGGGTCCGGACGACGAGATCCTGGTGATGCGGGCGCGTCCGCATGCGACGGTGCCGCCGGACTGGGCGGATCGGGCGTACCGGGTGGTCAACGAGTGGAACCACACCCGCCGCTTCTGCAAGGCGTATGTGGGGGATCCGACCGAGCGCGGCCAGCTGCCGATCTACGCAGAGCTGCAGGTGCCGCTCGCCGCCGGCACCCACGACACCCTCCTGGTCGAGCTGCTGGACTGTGGCGCCGCCGTCGCGACGTCGTTCGTCGACTGGCTGCACGACGAGGGCGCCCTGCTCTGA
- a CDS encoding globin, which translates to MSAPVPEEVTFFTAVGGEETFRRLVDKFYEGVAQDPLLRPMYPEEDLGPAADRLTLFLMQYWGGPNTYSASRGHPRLRMRHAPFRVGPAERDAWLAHMRVAVDSLGLEPRLHTMLWDYLERAAYFMVNTMDPAHG; encoded by the coding sequence GTGAGCGCACCCGTACCGGAAGAGGTCACCTTCTTCACCGCCGTCGGTGGTGAGGAGACGTTCCGCCGCCTCGTCGACAAGTTCTACGAGGGCGTCGCGCAGGACCCGCTGCTGCGGCCGATGTATCCCGAGGAGGATCTCGGCCCGGCCGCCGACCGGCTGACCCTCTTCCTGATGCAGTACTGGGGCGGGCCGAACACCTACTCCGCCAGCCGCGGCCACCCCCGGCTGCGGATGCGGCACGCGCCGTTCCGGGTCGGCCCGGCCGAGCGGGACGCCTGGCTGGCGCACATGCGGGTGGCGGTCGACTCGCTCGGCCTGGAGCCGCGGCTGCACACCATGCTCTGGGACTACCTGGAGCGCGCCGCCTATTTCATGGTGAACACCATGGATCCGGCGCACGGATAG
- a CDS encoding PKD domain containing protein: protein MRRRHLAVATVFLTALGGFPPPAMADITQSAIVSSNPVDWTPHVLDGTVWSLAVVGDTVIVGGAFTKVADSSRRTTLARKNIFAFDLHDGTIRSFAPEVDGAIYSLAPGADGTVYAGGAFKTVNGASSRGLTRLWLGSGNRDTTFKARVNWGDVRALATRGDDLYAAGTFSAINGTGRVGLARMNAETGAVDQDFDAHLAGPGLSRTRVEHFDVTADGRKLVAVGAFLKAGTADRTQIALFDVGGSSAQLTGWYTRAYEPQCMKGFDTYLRQVKFSPDGSYFVVAATGRASSAQKLCDSAARFETNRTGEQRPTWVQRTGGDSLYAVAITGPAVYLGGHQRWFDNPYGTDGNGPGPGAVSRPGIGAVSPATGKALSWNPTRSRGVGVRAFLTVPRGLLVGSDTDQLGKEYHGRLGMFPLD from the coding sequence ATGCGTCGTCGCCACCTGGCCGTCGCCACCGTTTTCCTCACCGCCCTGGGCGGATTCCCACCGCCCGCGATGGCCGACATCACGCAGTCCGCGATCGTCTCCAGCAACCCGGTCGACTGGACCCCGCACGTGCTGGACGGCACCGTCTGGTCGCTGGCGGTGGTCGGTGACACGGTGATCGTCGGTGGCGCGTTCACCAAGGTCGCGGACAGCAGCCGGCGCACCACCCTGGCCCGGAAGAACATCTTCGCGTTCGACCTGCACGACGGCACGATCCGGTCGTTCGCGCCGGAGGTGGACGGCGCGATCTACTCGCTGGCGCCGGGCGCCGACGGGACGGTCTACGCCGGGGGCGCCTTCAAGACCGTGAACGGCGCCTCGTCGCGCGGGCTGACCCGGCTCTGGCTGGGCAGCGGCAACCGGGACACCACGTTCAAGGCCCGGGTCAACTGGGGTGACGTGCGGGCCCTGGCGACCCGGGGCGACGACCTGTACGCCGCCGGCACGTTCTCCGCGATCAACGGGACCGGGCGGGTCGGCCTGGCCCGGATGAACGCCGAGACCGGCGCCGTCGACCAGGACTTCGACGCGCACCTGGCCGGGCCGGGGCTGAGCCGGACCCGGGTCGAGCACTTCGACGTCACCGCCGACGGGCGCAAGCTGGTCGCGGTCGGCGCGTTCCTCAAGGCCGGCACCGCGGACCGCACCCAGATCGCACTCTTCGACGTCGGTGGCTCCTCGGCGCAGCTCACCGGGTGGTACACGCGGGCGTACGAGCCGCAGTGCATGAAGGGCTTCGACACCTACCTGCGGCAGGTGAAGTTCTCCCCGGACGGCTCCTACTTCGTGGTCGCCGCGACCGGCCGGGCGTCCTCGGCGCAGAAGCTCTGCGACTCCGCCGCCCGCTTCGAGACGAACCGGACCGGCGAACAGCGCCCGACCTGGGTGCAGCGCACCGGCGGGGACTCGCTGTACGCGGTCGCGATCACCGGACCGGCCGTTTACCTGGGCGGGCACCAGCGCTGGTTCGACAACCCGTACGGCACCGACGGCAACGGCCCGGGGCCGGGCGCGGTCTCCCGGCCGGGCATCGGCGCGGTCAGCCCGGCCACCGGCAAGGCGCTGTCCTGGAACCCGACCCGCTCGCGCGGTGTGGGGGTGCGGGCCTTCCTCACCGTGCCGCGCGGGCTGCTGGTCGGCTCGGACACCGATCAGCTGGGCAAGGAGTACCACGGCCGGCTGGGGATGTTCCCCCTGGACTGA
- the ettA gene encoding energy-dependent translational throttle protein EttA, protein MAQFIYVLEKARKAHGDKVVLDNVTLNFLPGAKIGVVGPNGAGKSTLLKVMAGLETLSNGDARLMPGYTVGMLAQEPPLNDAKTVLGNIEEAVAETKAKLERFNKIAEQMATDYTDELMEEMGKLQEELDHADAWDIDSQLELAMDALRCPPPDADVTQLSGGERRRVALCKLLLEAPDLLLLDEPTNHLDAESVHWLEQHLAKYAGTVIAITHDRYFLDNVAGWILELDRGRAYPYEGNYSTYLEKKAQRLAVEGRKDAKLKKRLTEELEWVRSNAKARQTKSKSRLDRYEEMAAEAEKTRKLDFEEIQIPPGPRLGNTVIEVSDLVKGFDGRTLIDHLSFSLPRNGIVGIIGPNGVGKTTLFKTIVGLEQPDEGSVRIGETVKLSYVDQSRAGLDPAKTVWEVVSDGLDHMMVGKVEMPSRAYVAAFGFKGPDQQKPTKVLSGGERNRLNLAMTLKIGGNVILLDEPTNDLDVETLSSLENALLEFPGCAVVISHDRMFLDRVATHMLAWEGTDEDPDKWFWFEGNFEAYEKNKIDRLGAEAARPHRVTYRKLTRD, encoded by the coding sequence GTGGCCCAGTTCATCTACGTCCTGGAAAAGGCGCGCAAGGCGCACGGCGACAAGGTCGTGCTCGACAACGTGACGCTGAACTTCCTGCCGGGTGCCAAGATCGGTGTGGTCGGCCCGAACGGCGCCGGTAAGTCCACGCTGCTCAAGGTGATGGCGGGGCTCGAGACGCTGAGCAACGGCGATGCCCGGCTGATGCCCGGCTACACCGTCGGCATGCTCGCGCAGGAGCCGCCGCTCAACGACGCGAAGACGGTCCTCGGCAACATCGAGGAGGCGGTCGCCGAGACCAAGGCCAAGCTGGAGCGGTTCAACAAGATCGCCGAGCAGATGGCCACCGACTACACCGACGAGCTGATGGAGGAGATGGGCAAGCTCCAGGAGGAGCTGGACCACGCCGACGCGTGGGACATCGACTCGCAGCTGGAGCTGGCGATGGACGCGCTGCGCTGCCCGCCGCCGGACGCCGACGTCACCCAGCTCTCCGGTGGTGAGCGCCGCCGGGTCGCGCTGTGCAAGCTGCTGCTCGAGGCGCCCGACCTGCTGCTGCTCGATGAGCCCACCAACCACCTGGACGCGGAGAGCGTGCACTGGCTGGAGCAGCACCTGGCCAAGTACGCGGGCACCGTCATCGCGATCACCCACGACCGGTACTTCCTGGACAACGTGGCCGGCTGGATCCTCGAGCTGGACCGCGGCCGGGCGTACCCGTACGAGGGCAACTACTCGACGTACCTGGAGAAGAAGGCGCAGCGCCTGGCGGTCGAGGGCCGCAAGGACGCCAAGCTCAAGAAGCGCCTCACCGAGGAGCTCGAGTGGGTCCGGTCGAACGCCAAGGCGCGCCAGACCAAGTCGAAGTCCCGCCTCGACCGCTACGAGGAGATGGCCGCCGAGGCGGAGAAGACCCGGAAGCTGGACTTCGAGGAGATCCAGATCCCGCCGGGCCCGCGCCTGGGCAACACCGTCATCGAGGTCAGCGACCTGGTCAAGGGCTTCGACGGGCGGACGCTGATCGACCACCTGTCGTTCTCGCTGCCGCGTAACGGCATCGTCGGCATCATCGGCCCGAACGGCGTCGGCAAGACCACGCTGTTCAAGACCATCGTCGGGCTGGAGCAGCCGGACGAGGGCTCGGTGCGGATCGGCGAGACGGTCAAGCTGTCCTACGTCGACCAGAGCCGGGCCGGCCTGGACCCGGCCAAGACGGTGTGGGAGGTCGTCTCCGACGGGCTCGACCACATGATGGTCGGCAAGGTCGAGATGCCGTCCCGGGCGTACGTCGCGGCCTTCGGCTTCAAGGGCCCGGACCAGCAGAAGCCGACCAAGGTCCTCTCCGGCGGTGAGCGCAACCGGCTCAACCTGGCGATGACGCTGAAGATCGGCGGCAACGTGATCCTGCTCGACGAGCCGACCAACGACCTGGACGTCGAGACCCTCTCCAGCCTGGAGAACGCGCTGCTGGAGTTCCCCGGCTGCGCCGTGGTCATCTCCCACGACCGGATGTTCCTCGACCGGGTCGCCACCCACATGCTCGCGTGGGAGGGCACCGACGAGGACCCGGACAAGTGGTTCTGGTTCGAGGGCAACTTCGAGGCGTACGAGAAGAACAAGATCGACCGGCTCGGCGCCGAGGCGGCCCGCCCGCACCGGGTGACCTACCGCAAGCTCACTCGTGACTGA